The following proteins come from a genomic window of Coregonus clupeaformis isolate EN_2021a chromosome 2, ASM2061545v1, whole genome shotgun sequence:
- the LOC121535648 gene encoding vicilin-like seed storage protein At2g18540, with protein sequence MKKLTDEQAEALRRIKELEDQKTVQPSAAPMEERKQDNERKEEAESVVDGCIPGKETSTKDKNTLNTQSSLSPTDQSLHLSSSASSDTDYESETLSSHSKPRAQTTRAEGDLQRENRELRSELQDLKDELQRRLEDLETQRRAEAKARTRLKQISRKHASQAETTREMERRRELEERAEMGRLKEALAELEIKVRRDGEDRERREREDRERREREDRERRESEDRESESMLLNFQLKKQLAEPIGEAETTVEAQGGVSASELGETTVEAEKGVSPSDQGETNKDLLRGVSPSDQAETTMELQSGGLSASELAQEVEHLRGESAREAG encoded by the exons atgaagaaGCTGACTGATGAGCAGGCTGAGGCCCTCAGACGCATCAAAGAACTagaag ACCAGAAGACAGTCCAGCCCTCTGCTGCTCCaatggaggagaggaaacaagATAATGAGCGAAAAGAGGAGGCAGAGTCGGTAGTAGATGGCTGCATTCCTGGAAAGGAAACATCCACCAAGGACAaaaacacactcaacacacagagCTCTCTTTCTCCAACAGACCAAAGTCTCCACCTCTCCAGCTCCGCTAGCTCCGATACAGACTACGAGAGCGAGACCCTGTCCAGCCACTCCAAACCCCGAGCCCAGACCACCAGGGCTGAGGGAGACctacagagggagaacagagagctgcGTTCAGAGCTGCAGGACCTTAAGGATGAGTTACAAAGGAGACTGGAGGATCTGGAGACCCAGCGCAGAGCGGAGGCCAAGGCCAGGACCAGGCTCAAGCAAATCAGCCGCAAACACGCCTCCCAGGCTGAGACCACCAGAGAGATGGAAAGGAGGAGGGAGTTAGAGGAGAGGGCAGAGATGGGGAGGTTGAAGGAGGCACTGGCTGAACTTGAGATAAAGgtcaggagagatggagaggacagggagaggagggagagagaggacagggagaggagggagagagaggacagggagaggagggagagcgaggaCAGGGAGTCTGAAAGCATGCTGCTGAACTTCCAGCTAAAAAAGCAGCTGGCTGA ACCTATTGGTGAGGCAGAGACCACTGTGGAGGCCCAGGGGGGTGTATCTGCCTCTGAGCTGGGTGAAACCACTGTGGAAGCTGAGAAAGGGGTATCTCCCTCAGACCAGGGAGAGACCAATAAAGACCTTCTGAGAGGTGTATCTCCCTCAGACCAGGCTGAAACCACCATGGAGCTCCAGAGTGGAGGCCTCTCTGCCTCAGAGCTAGCCCAGGAGGTGGAGCATCTGCGTGGGGAGAGTGCCAGGGAGGCTGGGTGA